Proteins co-encoded in one Bacteroidota bacterium genomic window:
- a CDS encoding superoxide dismutase, whose translation MMAFELPQLSYSYDALEPHIDARTMEIHHTKHHNAYVTNLNAALAGTDGEKLSLEQICASISKFPMPVRNNGGGHYNHSLFWTILSPTGGGNPDGDLANAINTAFGSFEKLKEEFNKAATTRFGSGWAWLIVHDGKLVVTSTPNQDNTLMDISEVKGTPILALDVWEHAYYLHYQNRRPDYITAFWNVINWAEVARRYAAAK comes from the coding sequence ATTATGGCCTTTGAATTACCTCAACTTTCTTATTCGTATGATGCTCTTGAACCCCATATTGACGCACGAACCATGGAAATCCATCATACTAAGCACCACAATGCTTATGTTACAAATTTAAATGCAGCATTGGCTGGTACTGACGGAGAAAAACTTTCGTTGGAACAAATCTGTGCAAGCATATCAAAATTTCCAATGCCTGTGCGCAACAACGGGGGCGGTCATTATAACCACAGTTTATTTTGGACTATTTTATCACCAACCGGAGGAGGCAACCCTGATGGAGATTTAGCAAATGCGATTAATACTGCGTTTGGATCGTTTGAAAAGTTAAAAGAAGAATTCAATAAGGCTGCAACTACTCGATTTGGTAGTGGTTGGGCATGGTTGATTGTTCACGATGGAAAACTGGTAGTTACTTCCACTCCCAACCAGGACAATACCTTAATGGATATTTCGGAAGTAAAAGGAACGCCAATTTTAGCATTAGATGTGTGGGAGCATGCTTATTACCTGCATTATCAAAATCGTCGTCCTGATTACATTACAGCTTTTTGGAATGTAATAAATTGGGCTGAAGTAGCTCGCAGATATGCAGCAGCAAAATAA
- a CDS encoding T9SS type A sorting domain-containing protein → MNIFTNYFKVFLFTSLLGLFQTYSQKTFAQYCIGSNLGGGACGSGQLITAVQITGTSFLSNNTVCTNGPNGALTTIAPSATTTAVLSQGSSYNLGVTTDAVNNISVWIDYDHNLVYDAYEWTEVCSTSVAGVPNFAVITVPQGSYNGTTGMRIRSRQAGTSNGATDACSQFGSGETEDYTVTISGGVACTVPPVAGTALSSVASACSGVNFTLSLSGNSVGIGLTYQWQLSQNNSSWTSISGATSSIFVTSTTLPLYYRCVVTCSGNSSASSPVFVSLNTASQCYCISAATNNADDDIGNVTFGSLNNGTATPVLNNPTSNKLYTDFTSLTPQSYLPGNTYSLSVSQINLAGFYTCYLKTYIDYNQDGDFLDLGELVFSDTTNASTGGNVMNGNVVIPQTVPSGTTRMRFVLSEAVPASCGLYTYGETEDYLITILPALPCPVPPSAGTASSSQTSVCSAQIFTLQITGNSAGIGQSFQWQNSSNGTNWTNMVGANSNTYALSQSQASYYRCFVTCSGSSDTCNAISVGMNSALSCYCASTAGNTADDDIGNVTFGSLSNGTNTTALNNSSSVNTYTDFTSLPPQSFTQTLSYPLSITQINSAGFFACWVSVFIDYNQDGDFNDASERVFDAGTTAAVGGNIVAGTVTIPLSAAPGNTRMRIILAEQGSIAQTSCATYTWGETEDYTITIIPIAPCTTPPVAGNTVSTSNAVCPHANFTLSLSGSTLGTGLSYQWQSSSDGISWNIISGATAASYSTSQLSATYYQCEVTCSGVSVNSSSLLVSMDITSGTFSTTSGGAIPDNNFAVCFPIVVSGLPSVIDTSFGVMEVCIDIQHPEVGELKVFLKSPIGDTVYLSQNNGGLFANYSNTCFAMNGANGYIYAANAPFTGTFIPNFSLNDFNNGQNPNGTWSLCVIDEAPSVTPPGNFISASVSFCTNPPSDPPIPVGACSGSNAFACQCPDGTQNCDLLPDMTASALIIQNDHPESLGAMRLSNATPNIGWGPMEIHGSNQCFCDTVSVPCSTTICPNGQPVKELVKQTIYHKNHGVMTSSVRDAGFMSFHPTHGHVHVDAWGAFSLRIPTSNPDATTWPIVGTGAKVSFCLINLGNCTNNLGYCLDNSGNVITMANIPNSGFGSVTGCGTDQGIFTGNLDIYSSGLAGMQIDFPGTCNGNYAIVSITDPNNNFLEQDETNNWVQVPVTLTQQFPPSGVTSFAYNAAGNTISFTNTTPLSSGYLWDFGDGTTDTTTNPVHTYSGNGPYTVKLIAINQCYTATTQIIVITGIKETANFATGFSANPNPSTGEFGISYFLPNAEQVQIELFSLLGERIKELVNTKQEAGKQVLNHNFKTDGIVAGTYLLKLTVSGKTQTLRLVLLN, encoded by the coding sequence ATGAATATCTTTACCAATTATTTTAAAGTTTTTTTATTTACATCCCTCTTGGGATTATTTCAAACCTATTCTCAGAAAACCTTTGCTCAATATTGCATTGGCTCAAATTTAGGTGGAGGAGCTTGTGGTTCTGGACAATTAATAACTGCAGTTCAAATTACCGGAACAAGTTTTTTAAGCAATAACACAGTTTGTACAAATGGACCCAATGGTGCTCTAACCACAATAGCACCGAGTGCTACTACAACAGCTGTTTTAAGCCAAGGATCATCGTACAATTTAGGGGTTACAACCGATGCTGTAAACAATATTTCAGTGTGGATTGATTATGACCATAACTTGGTTTATGACGCTTATGAATGGACAGAAGTGTGTTCTACTTCAGTAGCCGGAGTTCCCAACTTTGCTGTAATAACTGTGCCTCAAGGAAGTTACAACGGTACTACAGGAATGCGAATCCGCAGCCGACAAGCTGGCACCAGCAATGGAGCTACGGATGCTTGCTCGCAATTTGGTTCGGGCGAAACGGAAGATTATACAGTTACTATTAGTGGTGGTGTTGCTTGTACAGTGCCCCCAGTTGCTGGTACAGCGCTAAGTTCAGTGGCATCTGCTTGTAGCGGTGTAAATTTTACACTTTCATTATCTGGAAATTCTGTTGGGATAGGATTAACCTACCAGTGGCAATTATCACAGAACAATAGTTCTTGGACTTCAATTAGTGGAGCTACTTCAAGTATTTTTGTTACCTCAACAACTTTGCCTTTATACTATCGATGTGTTGTAACTTGTTCAGGAAACTCAAGTGCTTCAAGTCCAGTTTTTGTTTCACTTAATACAGCCTCACAATGTTATTGTATTTCGGCTGCAACAAACAATGCAGATGATGATATTGGTAATGTAACTTTTGGAAGTTTAAATAATGGAACAGCTACTCCGGTGCTCAATAACCCAACTTCCAATAAACTCTACACAGATTTTACTTCACTTACACCTCAAAGCTATTTACCTGGAAATACGTATTCTCTTTCTGTAAGTCAGATTAATTTGGCCGGGTTTTATACTTGCTATTTGAAAACTTATATTGATTACAATCAGGATGGTGACTTTTTAGATCTTGGAGAACTCGTTTTCTCTGATACTACAAATGCATCAACTGGAGGTAATGTGATGAATGGCAACGTTGTTATTCCCCAAACAGTTCCAAGTGGGACCACTCGCATGCGATTTGTATTATCAGAAGCAGTGCCTGCAAGTTGCGGTTTATACACTTACGGAGAAACTGAAGATTATTTAATTACAATACTTCCTGCCTTGCCTTGTCCGGTTCCTCCTAGTGCTGGAACTGCGAGTTCAAGTCAAACATCAGTTTGTTCAGCACAAATTTTTACACTTCAAATAACCGGAAATTCAGCTGGGATAGGTCAATCATTTCAATGGCAAAATTCCTCTAATGGAACTAACTGGACTAATATGGTAGGAGCTAATTCCAATACTTATGCACTATCGCAAAGCCAAGCAAGTTATTACAGATGCTTTGTAACTTGTAGTGGAAGCAGTGATACATGTAACGCAATATCTGTTGGGATGAATTCAGCGTTATCCTGCTATTGTGCTTCAACTGCTGGCAATACTGCTGATGACGATATTGGCAATGTTACATTTGGTAGTTTATCGAATGGTACCAACACCACAGCACTAAACAACAGCAGCTCAGTAAATACCTATACTGATTTTACATCCTTGCCTCCTCAATCGTTTACGCAAACCTTATCATATCCACTCTCAATAACACAAATTAATAGTGCAGGTTTTTTTGCTTGTTGGGTGAGTGTATTCATTGATTACAATCAGGATGGTGATTTTAATGATGCAAGTGAACGTGTTTTTGATGCAGGAACTACTGCTGCAGTTGGTGGCAATATCGTAGCTGGTACTGTTACAATTCCTTTGTCTGCAGCACCTGGAAACACGCGTATGCGTATAATATTAGCTGAACAAGGATCTATTGCACAAACATCTTGTGCTACTTACACATGGGGTGAAACAGAAGACTATACAATAACCATTATCCCTATTGCTCCTTGCACAACACCGCCGGTGGCAGGTAATACAGTTAGCACATCAAATGCTGTTTGTCCTCATGCAAACTTTACCTTATCCTTATCGGGCAGTACATTAGGTACTGGCTTATCTTATCAATGGCAATCTTCCTCAGATGGAATAAGCTGGAATATTATTTCAGGTGCAACAGCTGCTTCCTACTCAACTTCTCAATTAAGTGCAACCTACTATCAATGTGAAGTTACCTGCAGTGGTGTTTCTGTAAATTCAAGTAGCCTGCTTGTTTCTATGGATATTACCTCTGGAACCTTTTCAACAACTTCAGGAGGAGCAATTCCGGACAACAATTTTGCAGTCTGTTTCCCTATCGTAGTTTCCGGATTACCTTCAGTAATTGATACATCATTCGGTGTAATGGAAGTATGTATAGATATACAACATCCAGAAGTTGGAGAATTAAAAGTATTCTTAAAATCACCTATAGGCGATACCGTTTATTTGAGTCAAAATAATGGAGGCCTATTTGCTAACTACAGCAATACTTGCTTTGCTATGAATGGCGCCAATGGATACATTTATGCTGCGAATGCACCTTTTACAGGTACATTCATTCCTAACTTCTCACTTAACGATTTTAATAATGGACAGAACCCAAATGGAACCTGGAGTTTATGTGTTATTGATGAAGCACCTTCAGTTACACCTCCTGGAAACTTTATCAGTGCATCTGTTTCGTTTTGTACCAACCCTCCTTCAGATCCACCAATTCCTGTTGGTGCATGCAGTGGATCAAATGCCTTTGCCTGCCAATGTCCTGATGGAACTCAAAACTGTGATTTATTGCCGGATATGACTGCAAGTGCATTGATTATACAAAACGATCATCCTGAATCTTTAGGAGCGATGCGTTTAAGTAATGCGACTCCTAATATTGGTTGGGGGCCAATGGAAATACATGGTTCAAATCAATGTTTTTGCGATACAGTATCAGTACCTTGTAGCACTACTATTTGCCCCAATGGTCAACCTGTGAAAGAATTGGTTAAACAAACCATTTATCACAAAAATCATGGTGTTATGACTAGTTCCGTGCGTGATGCAGGTTTTATGAGTTTTCATCCGACACATGGACATGTGCATGTTGATGCTTGGGGAGCTTTTAGCTTGCGTATTCCAACTTCAAACCCAGATGCTACCACATGGCCCATTGTTGGAACTGGAGCCAAGGTTAGTTTTTGTTTAATCAATTTAGGAAACTGTACCAATAATTTAGGCTATTGTTTAGATAATTCCGGGAATGTAATTACCATGGCTAATATACCGAATTCAGGTTTTGGAAGTGTTACAGGATGTGGAACCGATCAGGGAATATTTACTGGAAATTTGGATATATATTCTTCAGGTTTAGCAGGAATGCAAATTGATTTTCCTGGAACTTGTAATGGTAATTATGCGATTGTTTCTATTACCGATCCCAACAATAATTTTTTAGAGCAAGACGAGACAAATAATTGGGTACAAGTGCCAGTTACATTAACACAGCAATTTCCTCCTTCCGGAGTAACATCATTTGCATACAATGCTGCAGGTAATACTATTTCTTTTACAAATACAACACCACTTAGCTCAGGTTATTTATGGGATTTTGGTGATGGAACAACAGATACTACTACCAATCCTGTGCATACATATAGCGGCAACGGACCTTATACTGTAAAGCTTATTGCAATTAATCAATGCTACACCGCTACCACCCAAATAATAGTGATAACAGGAATTAAGGAAACAGCAAATTTTGCGACCGGCTTTAGTGCGAATCCAAATCCGAGCACAGGAGAGTTTGGCATTTCTTATTTTTTACCGAACGCTGAACAAGTACAAATTGAACTTTTCAGTTTACTTGGAGAACGAATCAAAGAGTTGGTAAATACGAAACAAGAAGCAGGTAAACAAGTGTTAAATCATAATTTCAAAACCGATGGTATTGTTGCCGGTACCTATTTATTAAAGCTCACTGTTTCGGGTAAAACTCAAACTTTGCGTTTAGTTTTACTTAATTAA
- the folK gene encoding 2-amino-4-hydroxy-6-hydroxymethyldihydropteridine diphosphokinase, protein MRRVFLLLGSNMGKRDEVLFHALRKIDRQVGKVVLQSAIYETAAWGFEEQNSFYNCVLCIHTEKSPEEVLNQVLSIEQQIGRVRNETKWKERLIDIDILFYEDTVVEQENLLIPHPYLHHRKFTLIPLQEIAPELQHPVLKKSVEQLLIECEDTLEVKKVYEASQFFHSLQS, encoded by the coding sequence ATGCGCAGGGTTTTTCTTCTTTTAGGCAGCAATATGGGAAAGCGGGATGAAGTATTGTTTCATGCCTTACGTAAAATCGATCGGCAAGTTGGAAAAGTTGTTTTGCAATCGGCTATTTATGAAACAGCTGCTTGGGGATTTGAGGAGCAAAACTCATTTTACAATTGTGTACTTTGTATTCATACTGAAAAATCACCCGAAGAAGTTTTGAACCAAGTGCTTTCAATTGAGCAACAAATAGGAAGAGTTAGGAATGAAACAAAATGGAAGGAGCGACTAATTGATATCGATATTTTGTTTTACGAGGATACAGTGGTGGAGCAGGAAAACTTGTTGATTCCACATCCCTATTTACACCATAGAAAATTTACATTGATTCCGTTACAAGAAATTGCTCCTGAACTGCAGCACCCTGTTTTGAAAAAAAGTGTTGAGCAACTGTTAATCGAATGTGAGGATACGTTGGAGGTAAAAAAAGTTTATGAAGCAAGCCAATTTTTTCATAGTTTGCAATCTTAA
- a CDS encoding TM2 domain-containing protein, producing MKIRVSQLLLLLLGFSYYSKAASFSNSERDAAFILAQSERFIDCESVCEESVSGSNSEVIQMKGLAKKYHAAFQENKRLTAAMLTFALGMLGVHRLYLGTKPWIPAVYLFTCGGGFLVLPLIDFGVILFSKDISKFEHNDRVLMWVK from the coding sequence ATGAAAATTAGGGTATCTCAGTTGCTTTTACTGTTATTGGGGTTTTCATATTATTCAAAAGCAGCATCTTTTTCTAACTCTGAAAGAGATGCTGCTTTTATTTTAGCTCAATCTGAACGTTTTATTGATTGCGAATCAGTATGTGAAGAAAGTGTTAGTGGCTCAAATTCTGAAGTTATTCAAATGAAGGGATTGGCCAAAAAGTATCATGCTGCTTTTCAGGAAAACAAAAGATTGACTGCGGCAATGCTCACATTTGCGCTTGGAATGCTAGGCGTACATCGATTGTATTTAGGCACAAAACCTTGGATTCCGGCTGTTTATTTATTTACTTGTGGTGGAGGTTTTCTAGTTTTGCCTTTGATTGATTTTGGTGTAATCTTATTTAGTAAAGATATCAGCAAATTTGAGCATAACGACAGGGTATTGATGTGGGTAAAGTAA
- a CDS encoding nucleotidyltransferase domain-containing protein, which produces MEISVQNHNSTHVEVLTDTASAMLKTLLYFDVFKYPLTFNELLSYTQSIKLSEVEAQLEIALLQSKGWVEKSSDFYYLKGQHFVVARRLEGNKLAEKRMTLAKKMSEFIAQFPFVKSVCISGSLSKNYMDEDSDIDFFIITEPGRLWLCRGLLVLFKKIFLLNSRRHFCINYYVDSTNLEIPERNIFTATEITFLLPTYNNFLFDEFRKRNSWTTDFYPNINSPILFDKPVKIGFAKQFFERILKGAIGERLDSIFFKLTLRRWKNKFSHFSQEEFDLNLRSRKSVSKHHPRGYQKIVLDRFQEKVLDFERANNVKLH; this is translated from the coding sequence ATGGAAATTTCCGTACAAAATCACAACAGTACACATGTTGAAGTGCTTACAGACACTGCTTCAGCGATGCTTAAAACGCTCTTGTATTTTGATGTTTTTAAGTACCCATTAACTTTTAATGAATTACTTTCTTACACTCAGTCAATAAAATTATCTGAAGTTGAAGCACAATTAGAAATTGCGTTACTACAAAGTAAAGGTTGGGTTGAAAAATCAAGTGATTTTTATTATTTGAAAGGTCAGCATTTTGTAGTAGCACGCAGATTAGAAGGCAATAAATTAGCCGAAAAAAGAATGACTTTGGCAAAAAAAATGTCTGAGTTCATTGCTCAGTTTCCATTTGTTAAATCGGTTTGCATATCAGGCTCTTTATCGAAAAACTACATGGATGAAGATTCGGATATTGATTTTTTTATTATTACAGAACCTGGCAGATTGTGGTTATGCCGGGGTTTACTAGTACTCTTTAAGAAAATTTTTCTGCTCAATTCAAGAAGACATTTTTGCATTAACTATTATGTTGATTCAACCAATCTCGAAATTCCTGAAAGAAATATTTTCACGGCCACTGAAATTACTTTTCTATTGCCAACCTATAACAATTTTTTGTTTGATGAGTTCAGAAAAAGAAATAGCTGGACCACTGATTTTTATCCTAATATAAACAGTCCTATCTTATTCGACAAGCCAGTTAAAATAGGTTTTGCAAAACAATTTTTCGAACGAATATTAAAGGGGGCTATTGGTGAAAGACTTGATTCAATTTTTTTCAAATTAACACTGCGTCGATGGAAGAACAAATTTTCGCATTTTTCGCAGGAAGAATTTGACTTGAATTTGCGATCTCGAAAAAGTGTTTCAAAGCACCACCCAAGAGGTTATCAAAAAATTGTACTTGATCGTTTTCAAGAGAAGGTTCTTGATTTTGAAAGAGCGAATAATGTTAAACTCCATTAA
- a CDS encoding PDZ domain-containing protein, producing MNFPRNNPYQPFFYSLVLVIGVLLGFKINQSTSFTSPQRGGGGSANKVNQVLNYIEQEYVDTINKNRLTETAITSILENLDPHSAYIPASEVQAMNEPMQGNFEGIGIEFNILKDTIIVVAALAGGPSEALGIKAGDRIVKIEKENVGGIKITNNDVLKRLRGAGGTKVKISIKRRGVSRLLDFTITRGKIPIYSVDAAYMIDKQIGYIKISRFAATTYDEFLKASDALLEQGMKNLVLDLRGNPGGYLNTAISICDEFLSTGKKIVYTQGKSHPREDYTATSTGRLEDLKLAILIDEGSASASEIVSGALQDNDRGVIIGRRSFGKGLVQQQSEFKDGSALRLTIARYYTPTGRCIQKPYTKGDSEDYYQEEYTRYKHGELVNADSIHFADSLKFKTPKGKIVYGGGGIMPDIFVPLDTSIRSRFLSELIVKGTMSQFALTYTDKERSNIKKYANPAAYNKGYLLGEKVFEELLNFANHDSIKIPSNAERLQIKSTILTQLKALIARNIWRNEGYYQVINTGDKAIEAALREVVK from the coding sequence ATGAATTTTCCCAGAAATAATCCCTATCAGCCATTTTTTTATTCGCTAGTTTTAGTAATTGGAGTGCTATTAGGGTTTAAAATTAATCAGTCAACTTCGTTTACTTCACCTCAGCGAGGAGGAGGTGGAAGTGCCAATAAAGTAAACCAGGTTTTGAATTACATTGAACAAGAGTATGTGGATACTATTAACAAAAATCGACTTACTGAAACTGCTATTACTTCCATACTCGAAAATCTGGATCCTCACTCTGCCTATATTCCTGCTAGTGAAGTACAGGCAATGAATGAACCGATGCAAGGTAATTTTGAAGGTATAGGGATTGAGTTTAATATATTAAAGGACACGATTATTGTTGTTGCAGCACTTGCAGGAGGACCTTCAGAAGCTTTAGGTATAAAGGCCGGAGATAGAATTGTGAAAATTGAAAAAGAAAATGTGGGTGGAATTAAAATTACAAATAATGATGTATTAAAGCGACTCAGGGGTGCAGGTGGTACTAAAGTAAAGATTAGTATTAAAAGACGTGGTGTTTCCCGATTGCTCGATTTTACTATCACCCGTGGTAAAATTCCTATTTATAGTGTGGATGCGGCATATATGATAGATAAACAAATCGGGTATATTAAGATTAGTCGTTTTGCAGCAACAACGTATGATGAATTTTTAAAAGCATCGGATGCATTGTTAGAACAGGGGATGAAAAATCTTGTCTTGGATTTACGCGGAAATCCTGGTGGTTACTTGAATACAGCAATAAGTATTTGTGATGAATTTTTAAGTACAGGAAAAAAAATCGTGTACACTCAAGGTAAATCGCATCCACGAGAAGATTATACAGCAACTTCTACCGGTCGTTTGGAAGATTTGAAACTTGCGATACTTATAGATGAAGGTTCTGCATCGGCTAGTGAAATAGTAAGTGGTGCTTTGCAAGATAACGATCGTGGTGTGATTATAGGAAGGCGTTCGTTTGGTAAAGGACTGGTTCAACAACAATCAGAGTTTAAAGATGGATCAGCATTAAGATTAACAATAGCGAGGTATTATACTCCAACCGGAAGATGTATTCAAAAACCATACACCAAGGGTGATTCGGAAGACTATTATCAAGAAGAGTATACTCGTTATAAACATGGAGAGCTTGTTAATGCAGACAGTATTCATTTTGCAGACTCATTAAAGTTTAAAACACCAAAAGGGAAAATTGTGTATGGTGGTGGTGGAATTATGCCCGATATTTTTGTTCCGCTAGATACTAGCATTCGCTCACGTTTTTTAAGCGAATTAATTGTAAAAGGAACCATGAGTCAGTTTGCCTTAACTTATACCGATAAAGAAAGAAGTAACATTAAGAAATATGCAAATCCAGCAGCTTATAATAAAGGCTATTTGTTAGGAGAAAAAGTGTTTGAGGAGTTACTCAATTTTGCTAATCACGATAGTATAAAAATACCTTCAAATGCAGAAAGGTTGCAAATTAAATCAACTATTCTAACACAATTGAAAGCGCTAATAGCTCGCAATATTTGGCGAAACGAAGGGTATTATCAAGTAATTAATACTGGCGACAAGGCGATAGAAGCAGCCTTAAGAGAGGTAGTAAAATAA
- a CDS encoding deoxynucleoside kinase, which produces MRYDFIAIEGNIGAGKTSLSTLIAEQYGAKLILEQFEDNLFLSKFYENPDKYAFTVELSFLAERYQQLTNHLSNRDLFASFTISDYFFNKCLIFAKANLKEDEFGLYNKLFSIIHAQLPKPDLLVYLYLDIDRLKFNIKKRGREFEQNIAPQYLEKVQQNYFDYIRQQQQQRTLIIDVNNIDFVANKQHYQQILEAIKDEYPIGINRLIL; this is translated from the coding sequence ATGCGCTATGATTTTATCGCAATAGAAGGGAATATTGGAGCTGGCAAAACCTCCCTGTCTACGCTTATCGCCGAACAGTATGGGGCAAAATTGATTCTAGAGCAATTTGAAGATAATTTGTTTTTGTCTAAATTTTATGAAAATCCTGATAAATATGCATTTACGGTTGAGCTTTCTTTTTTAGCCGAACGATACCAACAGCTGACCAATCATTTGAGTAATCGTGATTTATTTGCAAGCTTTACGATTTCCGATTATTTTTTCAACAAGTGTTTAATTTTTGCAAAAGCAAATTTGAAGGAGGATGAGTTTGGTTTGTACAATAAATTATTCTCAATAATACATGCACAGCTTCCCAAGCCAGATTTACTAGTTTATCTTTACCTAGATATTGACCGTTTAAAGTTTAATATCAAGAAACGTGGAAGGGAATTTGAGCAAAACATTGCCCCTCAATACCTTGAAAAGGTGCAGCAAAATTACTTCGATTATATCCGACAGCAGCAGCAACAACGCACCTTAATTATTGATGTGAATAACATTGATTTTGTTGCGAATAAACAACATTATCAACAAATTTTAGAAGCTATAAAAGACGAATACCCAATTGGAATTAATCGGTTAATTTTATAA
- a CDS encoding T9SS type A sorting domain-containing protein, translating to MKKTILSFCLLFSSFLLQTTNAQTTLFTENFGSAALPAGWSNDSMGLPASNLWIFNNQYNRTISGAGFDINFAIFDSDEGSTNDNIDENASLTSPAINIAAATGVLSLEFDEQYRALAGPNTQGSSRRIEITSDGGITWNTLVFDSVNVGYPNPATHTAINISSTLGATNIQVRFTYTGTYDWWWAIDNVTIKSFPSCTVAPNAGSTTTSASSVCAGVNFSLSLAGADSGIVISYQWQSSTDSINWTSISAALSPTLTTSTTVATYYRCVLTCSGFTANSLPVHVTILSPSLCYCVANLGGSGCPSTDVIRNVSIAGTTLNNTDTICNFINGSTLSAFSPVGSATATLIRGNSYSLSVTTTADNIISVWIDYNQNGIYENHEWNQVSTTSTAGVANTINLNIPFGIPGGQTGMRIRSRANGNTNDSTSACANFGSGETEDYTVTIDIGTGIKEAKTNFALAVVPNPASTNLSIIITGTQAETAELKLINVQGQLVYNELIQCSGKYAKNLDVSAFAKGIYTLQMINSSGVINKKVVLE from the coding sequence ATGAAAAAAACAATCCTTTCCTTTTGCTTACTTTTTAGTAGTTTTTTACTACAAACTACCAATGCTCAAACAACGCTCTTTACTGAAAATTTTGGATCAGCAGCTTTGCCTGCAGGATGGTCGAATGATAGTATGGGACTACCTGCGTCGAATCTATGGATATTTAATAATCAGTATAACCGTACTATATCAGGTGCTGGTTTCGATATTAATTTCGCTATTTTTGACAGTGATGAAGGAAGCACCAATGATAACATTGATGAAAATGCTTCTTTGACCAGTCCTGCAATTAATATTGCTGCTGCAACAGGTGTGTTGTCGCTTGAATTTGACGAGCAATACCGTGCATTAGCTGGACCAAACACGCAAGGTTCTTCCCGTAGAATTGAAATAACTTCTGATGGAGGTATAACTTGGAATACACTTGTTTTTGATTCAGTAAATGTTGGATACCCTAATCCGGCAACGCATACAGCAATAAATATTAGCTCAACATTAGGAGCTACAAATATTCAAGTGCGATTTACTTATACCGGAACTTATGATTGGTGGTGGGCTATCGATAATGTTACTATTAAATCTTTCCCAAGCTGTACAGTTGCTCCTAATGCAGGAAGCACTACTACGAGTGCGTCTTCAGTTTGTGCCGGAGTTAATTTTTCACTTTCCCTCGCTGGAGCTGACTCAGGAATTGTTATTTCATATCAATGGCAATCATCAACTGACTCGATTAACTGGACTTCGATTTCTGCAGCTTTATCACCAACATTAACTACCTCAACAACAGTAGCAACTTACTATCGTTGTGTGTTAACTTGTAGCGGATTTACTGCAAACTCTCTACCTGTGCATGTTACAATATTATCCCCTTCACTTTGTTATTGCGTAGCTAACCTAGGTGGTTCAGGATGTCCTTCAACAGATGTTATTCGAAACGTAAGTATTGCTGGTACCACTTTAAATAATACGGATACAATTTGTAATTTTATTAATGGAAGTACATTAAGTGCATTTTCTCCGGTTGGATCAGCTACCGCTACATTAATTCGAGGAAATTCTTATTCTTTAAGTGTAACAACTACTGCTGATAATATTATTTCAGTTTGGATTGATTACAATCAAAATGGAATATATGAAAACCATGAATGGAATCAAGTATCTACCACATCAACAGCAGGAGTTGCTAATACCATTAACCTTAATATTCCATTTGGTATCCCAGGAGGACAAACAGGAATGCGTATTCGAAGTAGAGCAAACGGAAATACAAATGACTCAACGTCAGCTTGCGCTAATTTTGGTTCTGGAGAAACTGAAGATTATACAGTAACCATTGATATTGGAACTGGCATTAAAGAGGCTAAAACTAACTTTGCCTTAGCTGTAGTACCAAACCCTGCAAGTACAAATTTGAGTATTATTATAACTGGAACTCAAGCGGAAACAGCAGAATTAAAATTGATTAATGTACAAGGGCAGTTAGTATATAACGAATTAATTCAATGTTCTGGAAAATACGCTAAAAATCTTGATGTCAGTGCATTTGCAAAAGGTATTTATACCTTACAAATGATTAATTCAAGTGGGGTTATTAATAAAAAGGTTGTTTTAGAATAA